CGTGGCCATTCTATATTGTCATTGACTTGCCCCCATGTCTTTCAAACACCCTCAGTGGCAGCAGAAAGTGATGTCCAACCACTTTGTTCCCAGGGTGCCAGGAATGCCGCTCGTTGAGCGTCCCCAGCTGTTGCTGTCCCTGCATATGCCTTTGAAAGATCCTGAGCATCCAAAAGACCCTTCGGGGGAATACCCCTTGATGCTACCTTGAGCGCCATCTGAGCAGCATGCTCATCACCTGTAGATTGGGCCATAGCCGCCCAGCCATGAGGCAGGTTGGGGTATAGCATGATATCTGTTTGTATCTGCGTTCTTACATCCTCTTCAGTGCGTCCCTCACCAAGAGTTGCGATAGCTCGTAACACTTCGCCAATGGCCGACTGCTCTGATGCTGTGACCTTGTGGTTGGTACGAAGTCCGTGTAGCTCTTCAACAACCGCCTCCAAGCTATCCTCATCGTTATCCAACAAGGCGATcacgccaagaagaagaactgaTTGAACGTGTTCGGGTTGCTTTTCGATCACGGCGAACAGCTCTTCACGAGCTCTATCTCGCGACTCTTCTGATCCTTGAGCCCAGAGTACTTGGGCCAACAAGCAAACGGCATCTGGGTTACCATCAGATTCCTCCAATGCAGATTCGAAATATTTAATGGCTTCATCGAACTGGTTCTGATAGTACTCGGCCAAGCCAACAGTAAGATGGGCAGATAATCGTGCCTTCTTACGTTGCTCGCTAGAAAGTTCGTTCTCGGCATCATCGCTACTCAATCCCAAAGCTATCTCACCACACTCAACCGCCTTCTCATAAGAGCCGGATGCAAGGTAGGTTCGTGCCAAATCTGTCTTGGCCAAAGCAAACGTAGCAAGGCTCTCAGGACATTCGGTGCTCTCGTAGTCAGCCTCAATGGTTGAGGAAATCTTCTCAAGCGTCTCCACAGCACGGCCACTCTCATTAGTGCGTTCTTGGAACAGTGTTGCCATATGAGCGAAGGCCAAATCCTGCGACTTGAGACTTTGGTGTTGGTTAAGAGCGAAGAGTGGTTGTATAAGAGACTCCACATTGACATCGTTGGGAGGAACTGTGAGGATGTGGTCGAACAAAGAGCTCGAGTAGTGACGTCTGGTAGGTACTGAAGATGCATCTGCAATGTCCATTGCGTGAGTAAAGAGTCCGCGAGCTTCCCTAGCTTCACCATGCAACAAGGCCACAAAGCCTTGTCCCAGCCAAGCATGCGCATAGTCGGGATCAGTTGACTGAGCTCTCGTAAAAATCTCGTTGGCTAACTTGACATCTCCTGACAACAAAGCGAGCGTTCCCAAGTTGGTCCAGGCCGCAGGACTTCGTTCGTTGAGATACAAGCTTCGAGAAAACGCATGCTGAGAAACTGAAGGGTTTATCTCGCTGGTTACCACACCAAGAGCATTCCAGAATTCAGAGTTTCCTGCCTCCAACTCGATCGCACGCTTGAACGATCGTACCGCAGCCTTGATGTAGCTGctagactttttttttatttcggGTGGGAGACAAATATGGGCGCGGTACTCTGCCCATCCCAGGTTGTAGTAGGCAACAGACTGGGCATGGCGGTCGTTGGATGCGATGTGAACTCCCTGCTTATGACAAAGAATTGTAGCATGGATGCATCGGGTGAGGTCTACACCGGGCTGCTCGTCTTCTGCATATAGTCCTTGAGCGAAAACGACATCAGTGCCGACTTTATCGATACTGGCGAAGATTTCATAAGCATCCTGTGAGCCCTTCTCCAGAATATCTCGGATGGAATCACAAGGGAAGTCTTTTGTGCGGCTTTGGACAGATGAATAGACAGAGCACGCATCAGCTATGGCCTTCCAGAAGTTAAAGGTCTCGAAAGCGCTGCCGCTGGTTGTCTTTGCATACTCGATAGTCTCAGTAGCAAGCTGTACTGCCTTTCCGAACAAGCCCTTTTCAACGGAAGTGAGTGCACTGTCGACTGTTGTCTGAAGCAGAGCAATGATGACACCCTCTTCGTCGGGATGTGTCTCGATGACTGATCTGTAGAGAGCGACAGACTCGTCGTACTCACCCAGCTCACGTTTGATGTTAGCAAGCATGTACTTGGTGAACCAAGTATCTCCAGAGATATCAGCTTCGGTATCTTCCTCAAGCTTCTGTGCGTTGAGAATAGCCTTAGTGGCAGCAACATGTCTGCCAGAGCTGTGGTAACTCTCTCCAAGGCCTACCCAGGAGTGGTAATCTTCGGGGCTGATGCGAAGCGCGGCTTGAAACGACACAATGGCCTTGTGAAAATCTTGTTTGTTTAGTTCTGCAACACCCAGTGCAGCAAAAGGCCAGCTGATTCCCTTTCTCTTAGATCCTGGTGGTGGTTTCACTTTGCCGGAGTCAACGACACGGCGGGCAACGAGCTCGACTCTATCCCAGTCCCCGTCATCCGCAAACGATCGAGCAAGTCTCTCAGCTGCAACCACTTCAGCGTGAGAAAGCTCCAGCGCTTTCTGGAAGCAACGTCTGGAGCGGCCTTTGTCCTTCGCATAATCAGCGTAGTATGCTCCAAGGTATGTGTAGGTGGGTGCGTGGTTTAGATGGTTGTTCAAAGCACTCAGCCAGTATGCGTATGCGGATTCTCCCTTTCGCTGCTTCCGCGCGGCCTTGGTGGTGTCTATGTTCCAGATACACACTCCAAGGCGATGTTGAGTCTCACCCAGCAACTCCTTTGAAGCAGTTTCTTGCTTTTCCAAGGGTTCAAGACATTCCTGGAGTTCGTCTTTTGCGGTTTGCCAATCTCCTTTGAGGGCCTTGACCCAGGCAGCTTCAGACTTGACTTTCATGTTAGTCTGGTCACGTTCCAAAGCTCGGGTGAGATAGTCAATGGCCTCATCatattcctcctcctcttcataAATAAGGCCAACTCCGATCAGAGCAGAAGTAGAAGTGGTGTCGCGCTCGAGAACCTTGTCGAACAATTCCTTGGCTTCTTTATGATGCCGAGGCGATTGGTAATACACAAGAGCTGTTCCGAGTGAAAGGTAGTAGGAGTCTTCTGCATTGACGAACGAAAGACCTGTCTTCTTGCGCTCCTGCGCCAACAGAGTCATTCCCTTACGCATAAGTTCGACGGTCGATTCATACTCTCCAATATGAAGGAGGTATTGGCCTGTAAGTCTATATGCAAGAACTGAATCTGCGGTACTAATGCCTTCGGTTATCATGATAAGACGGTCCTCGTCGGTCAAAGGTACCACGAGAGTGGGAACGCCaccgtcgtcgtcgtcggaGCTTTCCTCTGAGTCGTTGGGGGCTTCTCTGGCCTTCTCTTGAGCTTTCTCGGGAGGGAAGGGTGAAATGGGGCTGGTCAGATAGCTTGTAATAACCTTGTAGAGGTCGCTATCAGGAAAGAAGGAGCAATAAGCTCGAAGCACGTCGACATCCCATTCTCGGACCTCTTTCTTGTCCTGCCATTCTATAGAGATATCCCAAGCGAGTTTGTAGGGATATTTGATAGCAACCATGCCGTTGGCCAGATCCAGTACCTTTTGGCGCTCTGTATCCTTTTCAGCGCCTGATGGTGCAACCAGAAGACGGTCATAACAAAGCTGCAGGAGCTTCTCCTCATATTGTCTCCTTAAGTCGTCATCGTTTGTCCAGTTGATCAGCTGTCGGTAAATGTGTTCCAGTTTGCTCTGGCTGTACACTTCACGCTTGGCATCAAGAGTGACTTCAGAAAGCTTTGCACCTAGTTTGGTTCGTCGCTCTCCGATGAGAGTGTTTATTCGGTGCTTCTCGTACTTCTCGAGAATGAGCGCGACGGTCTCATACGTTTTAGCTGGGTGGGGGAAGCGGCCCTCGAGGGCAGAATACAATGGACTTTCAGGAAGTTGTATAGACAGTGCCTCGGCGTACTGAATGTCGTCTCCTTTTACTCTAGCAAAATCGACAAACTTGATCACCACGTCCTGAGCCTTGTACATTTCGTCAGCATCTCGGTAAATCTGAGCCAGATTGACTACTGCTTGGTGATAGTCTGCAAGCTTCTTGTTGTTTTGCTTCTCAAACAGCTTGATCAGACCCTGCCAAGCTTGTGCTTCTTGGGGCCGAAGCCATGTCGCAGACCGATAAGTCTCCTGAGCTTGATCGAGTCTGTCTTGTTTGTCCAGAGCAAATGCCAAGAAGATGTGACTGTAGATGTGGtcagcttgagcttctcatGGCGGGGTACTGCAGCTCTCAAAGAGCCCGGGTTCCTTACGCTTGGTAGTTCTTGGAGTCCTTTTCCACAAGGTCACGAGCTTTGCTCACAGCATCATCGAACTTTTGTTGGCGAATAGCGTCATTGATGCCCTTGAGGGCAGCTTTTGTCCCTGACATTATAGCTAGATTCTGTCTGTTATGTTGGAGTAATCCAAGGGTGACCCCACCAAGCTGGGAACTGTTGTTGGCTTTCAGGTGCTGATGCTGTGATTATGTTTTCGAATGGCCACCGACTGCTGCCCTCCAATAGCGAATGTGGTCTTCGAAATGTTCCTGGAGAAGAAAGATAATACTTTcatagtaggtaggtattaaTTGAATGGATCATACATTCACTGACTAGACTGACCAGTGGATGAATTATGTCATTTCAATGTTGACTGGTAGCCGAAGATATACCGTCCTTACTtagccccccccccccccacATTTTATGTCAATCTATCTAGCATTGATTTATACTTTGTCATTCTACAAATCTCACTGAAACTTAACACTTTCAaaactaaaaaaaaaaaagatctataaagactatatttttaTCTATTCATTTTTTACCATATACTGAAGCTTAAGCTTCTTAAAGTTTTCTCGTAAATTTGAaactaaaagatctatatagatcaAGAACTTTTACTGCCTTTACTATTATTGGCATTGTTGTACTATTGACGAATTTCTCAGTTTGCGGCTTCTTTTACTACAAGCTATCCCTCGTTCATAGATCAAGAACTTAGTATATTAAACCTAagtttttcttaataactaACTTTCCCAATAAGATAATACAGCGACAGCCAAGCTCTATAATGTGAGGGagataaaagaagcttttgtATACACAGTAGCTACTTTTTCCTCCTGCAATGGTTGACTGAAGGTTAATCTAGGGGGATGTAGAAAGTTAAAATGCAGGCCGACCCGGAGACAAGAGCTGACCCTATAGCGACTTAGGGACCTCAAGCATTTCCACACTGCCCTGTTATATGTAAACCACACATTTACAAACTCAAGAATATCGACGAAATAAATTTTACGGATGGAAGAAAGGTTTCGACTTGGTATTCCGTACTGATTGTCCCACCTCAGATCTTGGTTGTAGGGTGAGTTAAGGAATATATACTATCTACCTAGGTCATGACATCCGCCATGGGATAATCCTCCATCATATCTCCATCCATTCTTCTGTATAGCTCTGCGAGACAAGTAACTGGGCAGTCGTCTGCTCCCCGATAAGGTACACCATCCTCAATCGTGTTTGGGTAAGGCTGTGTTGGATAATCCCACTTGGGGTCAATCATCCTTGCGTACACATCACCGAACTGcacatcgtcttcttctgcaTCAAGGGAAAACGACAACTTGGACAACTCCCTGATTGTGTCTTGATCAAAAAGAATACACGCCGAGAAACGGCTTGAGCCAATACCTCGAAACATGATATCGCCTTCAAGCATTCCCAAGCCTCTCAGCTGCGCACGAAATTCTTCTCTGACTCTATCCTCAGACGCATTCTCTAGTGCCTCCCTATTTTGGATGACATCGAGCTTGAATCTTTTGGATGCTTCTTCCGAGTAAAGTGAAGGTGACATACGTCTCAAGCTTCTGAGTGTAAGCTGGACCAAGGCCTCCACGGCTGCCTCCAAATTATGACGAGCCGCGTCTGTATAAGACGTGACAAATATGTAATAACCCCATGTTGGGTCTGTAACACCCGAGCCAAGCGGACCAGACATGTTGTTTCGATAGGCCTGTACAGCTGAAAGAAGCTTGCGGACATCATCTGTCCTCTTCCTAAAGCTCAGCcagtcttcttcatcgcGCACCCACAGCATGAACTGCCTTTCTCTCTCGAATACTTGACTATCAAACTCAGGGTTATTACTGTAATCTGAGGGTCTGATGTTCAGGTCCACATCACTGACAGATCGGGCTGTTTTTTGAATTGCCGGATCAGCACCAGGGCCAAACGCGCAGGTATCAAAGAAGCGCTTGTGGGGGATTGGCCGGGTCTCGAGAGATGGATCCCGTGGCTGGAAATGCTCAGATGAGAAATCCATTTTGAAAGAAGACGAGAAAGTTGTTGCTGAGGTTGTAGTTGGGGACGCAAGTACTGTAAGCTAACAGATAGGATGAGGAGGTACATATATATCGTACAGGCAATCAGCAGCCAACAAATGGACTCATCTGACCATTGAAATTGAAGCTTGTAAGTTTTGTCGAATTAGAAACCTAATTCAAGGGCGCTTTGATACTCAGAATGACTTGGCTTCTTAGGCAGAAACGCAGGTAGTGAAATCGTTCGCCTTGGCCAATAGGAAAACAGCATCAGAAAGCATAACCAATACATTTCATTGTAGCCTGGGGAAAAACCATGTATACTTGAATGTCTCAATTCAATAAGGCATACTGCCTATAGAAACATGTAGGCAGGTACCTAGCTCCCAAAGAATAATGTGATTACTACTGGCACCTTGATATCAGTAGGCAGTaccactacctacctaggtcaGTAGTCTAGGTAGGCAAGTGGCAAGTAGCCATTATTAAGAAACAGCTTATTTTATGAACTTAAGAAGCAAGAGACAACAGGCCTTGGAGTAGAAGACTCTTTTTGCAGCAACTTATCAACATAAGGTTAATCAAAAAGTTAATGAAGCAGATAGACACTTTGCACCGTACTTGCTAGTCATGACTAAGTATTTAGACGTCTGCCTCCCAACCTTGATAACTCCTACCATCTTCATAACATTGGAGTCTTTTTCGCATACACCTTAAACTGTATATGCGGAGCCAACATGGATGCTTTACATGAGGATATCTTCCGACATatggacgacgaagacgaggcTACCCTGTGCGACGAAGAGCCAGAGTCATCTTGTACCGAACCCAGAAGACAATGTACAAGATGCCAGGAGCTTGGAAGGCGCTGTCGCCGCTGTCGAAACAATTCTTCCAAGTCATCTCTCGAGTTAGTTATAGGGTCTAAAACTTCTCAAACTTCAATCGAAGAAATGCCATCGGAGCCCACCAGAATCATCAGAAACACACCAACAAGCACAAGGCCTGAAGAAGCCGTCCATGGCACTAGAAATATCTACTCAGAGAGGACGTATACCTCTCATACTACCTATCGCAGTGGGTATGATTCATTTTCCAGCAGCACGAGCGGGTCAGAACGTCGTTATGTGTCCCGCCGACGCAGGAACAGCTACACTCGCACCCGATCTCGTCATCGATCTCATCGTTATGCGGAAAAATCCCCGGACGGTCCAATTTACCATCGATCAGATGTGCAATTCGAGGTTATCAAGACTTCAATCGGCTGGCAATTACTCTCGACAAAATGTCACGTCGAGAAGTTTGAGGATTGCCATTCCGTCCACTACCATGAGCATCGACACTTCGCAGAACCAATTACAGATCACTCAAATTGCAGAACTTGTAGATGGCTACCTGCAGAGGATATTGTATTCTACAATGTCAGGGTGACGTACATCAAGAAAGAGCCACTTCGCGGATATGCTGAAGAGGTCTGGTCGGCCATGATCGGGGAGCCACTGCCAATGCGAGGGTCAGTGATCCGCAGCACCTGGCGTCACTCAGGACCGCTGAGAGTACGACGGGAC
This Fusarium poae strain DAOMC 252244 chromosome 3, whole genome shotgun sequence DNA region includes the following protein-coding sequences:
- a CDS encoding hypothetical protein (BUSCO:1365at5125), which gives rise to MSGTKAALKGINDAIRQQKFDDAVSKARDLVEKDSKNYQAHIFLAFALDKQDRLDQAQETYRSATWLRPQEAQAWQGLIKLFEKQNNKKLADYHQAVVNLAQIYRDADEMYKAQDVVIKFVDFARVKGDDIQYAEALSIQLPESPLYSALEGRFPHPAKTYETVALILEKYEKHRINTLIGERRTKLGAKLSEVTLDAKREVYSQSKLEHIYRQLINWTNDDDLRRQYEEKLLQLCYDRLLVAPSGAEKDTERQKVLDLANGMVAIKYPYKLAWDISIEWQDKKEVREWDVDVLRAYCSFFPDSDLYKVITSYLTSPISPFPPEKAQEKAREAPNDSEESSDDDDGGVPTLVVPLTDEDRLIMITEGISTADSVLAYRLTGQYLLHIGEYESTVELMRKGMTLLAQERKKTGLSFVNAEDSYYLSLGTALVYYQSPRHHKEAKELFDKVLERDTTSTSALIGVGLIYEEEEEYDEAIDYLTRALERDQTNMKVKSEAAWVKALKGDWQTAKDELQECLEPLEKQETASKELLGETQHRLGVCIWNIDTTKAARKQRKGESAYAYWLSALNNHLNHAPTYTYLGAYYADYAKDKGRSRRCFQKALELSHAEVVAAERLARSFADDGDWDRVELVARRVVDSGKVKPPPGSKRKGISWPFAALGVAELNKQDFHKAIVSFQAALRISPEDYHSWVGLGESYHSSGRHVAATKAILNAQKLEEDTEADISGDTWFTKYMLANIKRELGEYDESVALYRSVIETHPDEEGVIIALLQTTVDSALTSVEKGLFGKAVQLATETIEYAKTTSGSAFETFNFWKAIADACSVYSSVQSRTKDFPCDSIRDILEKGSQDAYEIFASIDKVGTDVVFAQGLYAEDEQPGVDLTRCIHATILCHKQGVHIASNDRHAQSVAYYNLGWAEYRAHICLPPEIKKKSSSYIKAAVRSFKRAIELEAGNSEFWNALGVVTSEINPSVSQHAFSRSLYLNERSPAAWTNLGTLALLSGDVKLANEIFTRAQSTDPDYAHAWLGQGFVALLHGEAREARGLFTHAMDIADASSVPTRRHYSSSLFDHILTVPPNDVNVESLIQPLFALNQHQSLKSQDLAFAHMATLFQERTNESGRAVETLEKISSTIEADYESTECPESLATFALAKTDLARTYLASGSYEKAVECGEIALGLSSDDAENELSSEQRKKARLSAHLTVGLAEYYQNQFDEAIKYFESALEESDGNPDAVCLLAQVLWAQGSEESRDRAREELFAVIEKQPEHVQSVLLLGVIALLDNDEDSLEAVVEELHGLRTNHKVTASEQSAIGEVLRAIATLGEGRTEEDVRTQIQTDIMLYPNLPHGWAAMAQSTGDEHAAQMALKVASRGIPPKGLLDAQDLSKAYAGTATAGDAQRAAFLAPWEQSGWTSLSAATEGV